TGTCGCTGTACTTGATCAGGTACTGGGCGAGCCGGTGCAGGGTGACCACCTGCGGGAACGTCTCGAATTGCAGCTGGCCGGTGCCGCCGACCACGTCCGCCGGGGTGACCAGCACCCCGTCGTCGAGGGAGACCTGTCCACAGTCGACGCGGCGGAGCAGCTCGACCAGGATCCACAGCTTGATCACGCTGGCGGCCTTGGGGCGGAGCGCCCCGTTGACCGCGATCTGCTGATCGCCGTACCGGCCGGACAGGTCGCGGACGGTGACCCCGGCCGGGTTGAGGCTCGCGTCGGCGACCACCCGGGCGAGTTGCCCGCTGAGCGGAAACAGTCGGGCTCCCGCCACCGGGTCGGTGGGCGGCTGCGGGCTGGTGACCACCACGCCGGTCAGCTCGGTCGGCGGGTGGTACCGCCGGGTCACCGCAAGCGTGCCCTCGCTCCGTCCGACCAGGGGCACCCGGTAGCGGTAGCTGCTGCCCTCGACGGTGACCTCGCCGCTGGCCACCCCGGCGGCGACCCGCATGTCCGGGTCGGCGACCCGGCCGGTGTCGCCGTCGCAGGCGCGGTACCGCACGGTGTGCCCGAGTGAGTCCACCGCGAACACCCCGCCGGGGAACGACAGCCAGGACACCTCGCTGGTCGGTGCCCGCTCCGGAGTCGGCTCCGCCCCAGGCTCGTCCCCCGCCTCCGCCTCGCCGTACCCCGGCTCGGCCCCGTACCCCGGCTCGGTTGTGGGCCCCGGGCCGGGGCCGTCGGCGGTGGCCGGCCCGGTCGTCGCCACCACGGCCAGCGCGACCACCGCCGCCAGCCACTTCAGGGGTACCCGGAAGAACGGACCCGACTGGGAAGATGAGGGCTTCTTGTCGCTTTTTCTCACGTTTGCACGATATGAAGCGCCGGAGGCGGTTGGGGTCATCGGGACTGGCGTCACCCGTCCGGGCGGCCATGTCCTGACAAGCGCTCAACCCTGGATGAGGCCCGTGGGCAGGCCGGGTGCCATCCGGCGCATCGAGGTGAAGGTGGGCACCAGCGCCTCGTACAGCTCGGCGAAGAGCGGCAGAAGCGCCGCGTACGTGGCGGCGGCGGCTGGGTCGGGGCGGACCGTCTCCTCGATCCGCACGAGGTCGAAGGCCACGT
The nucleotide sequence above comes from Micromonospora sp. NBC_00389. Encoded proteins:
- a CDS encoding serine hydrolase; the protein is MRKSDKKPSSSQSGPFFRVPLKWLAAVVALAVVATTGPATADGPGPGPTTEPGYGAEPGYGEAEAGDEPGAEPTPERAPTSEVSWLSFPGGVFAVDSLGHTVRYRACDGDTGRVADPDMRVAAGVASGEVTVEGSSYRYRVPLVGRSEGTLAVTRRYHPPTELTGVVVTSPQPPTDPVAGARLFPLSGQLARVVADASLNPAGVTVRDLSGRYGDQQIAVNGALRPKAASVIKLWILVELLRRVDCGQVSLDDGVLVTPADVVGGTGQLQFETFPQVVTLHRLAQYLIKYSDNIAANVLITYLGGFAPVNALIDSMNQRSTILARRMLDSAAALRGEENYTSPDDVVSLLGAVWDAEILTPASRDLMIGFMREQTLNTKIPAALPPGVPVAHKTGDLPDASHDVGYYLIPGSETAVAFLTAGPMDTGDETVRRMARTVYDFLVSPAGGAYEE